Proteins from one Devosia chinhatensis genomic window:
- a CDS encoding LacI family DNA-binding transcriptional regulator, with protein MDIGVRKPGVTSSQVAEHAGVSQSAVSRAFTPGASISPKTRQKVLASAKTLGYRPNAIARSLITNRSRIIAVVMAYLENLFYPDVLEELGRALAAENYHLLLFTGFMDRDSDPVFDQLMQYRVDGIILASTSLSSELSEECATAGIPVVLFNRTTERDAVSSVTTRNREGGKRIADFLVAGGHTSFGYIAGLENSSTNRDRFQGYAEGLAGHGITEIIVETGNYSRSEAQDAARRMFSLTKRPEALFVANDHMAVAVMDVARYEFGLRIPEDISIVGYDDVGPSTWSSYGITSMSQPVKRMVEATVDILMDQIASGEIEAEHRILNGDLVVRSSARLPQSGIVARDGQQIYRPREG; from the coding sequence ATGGACATCGGAGTAAGAAAACCGGGCGTCACGTCCAGCCAGGTCGCCGAGCATGCCGGCGTCTCGCAATCGGCCGTGTCCCGTGCCTTTACGCCCGGCGCTTCGATTTCTCCCAAGACGCGCCAGAAGGTCCTGGCGTCCGCCAAGACGCTGGGCTATCGGCCCAATGCCATTGCCCGCTCGCTCATCACCAATCGCTCGCGCATCATTGCGGTGGTGATGGCATATCTCGAAAACCTTTTCTATCCCGACGTGCTTGAAGAGCTGGGACGCGCCCTGGCCGCCGAGAATTATCACCTGCTGCTGTTCACCGGGTTCATGGATCGCGACAGCGACCCGGTTTTCGATCAGCTTATGCAATATCGCGTCGACGGCATCATCCTCGCCTCGACCTCGCTCTCCTCCGAATTGTCCGAGGAATGCGCCACCGCTGGCATTCCGGTGGTTCTCTTCAACCGGACGACCGAGCGCGACGCGGTTTCGAGCGTCACCACCCGCAACCGTGAAGGCGGCAAGCGCATCGCCGATTTCCTCGTGGCCGGTGGTCACACCAGCTTCGGCTATATTGCCGGTCTGGAAAACTCCTCGACCAATCGCGACCGTTTCCAGGGCTATGCCGAAGGTCTGGCCGGCCACGGCATAACCGAGATCATCGTTGAAACCGGCAATTATTCACGCAGCGAAGCGCAGGATGCGGCGCGACGCATGTTTTCACTGACGAAACGGCCGGAAGCGCTGTTCGTCGCCAATGACCACATGGCCGTGGCGGTGATGGATGTGGCGCGCTACGAATTCGGTCTGCGTATCCCCGAGGACATTTCCATTGTCGGCTATGACGATGTCGGCCCCTCGACCTGGTCTTCCTATGGCATCACCTCGATGAGCCAGCCGGTCAAGCGCATGGTGGAGGCCACGGTCGACATCCTGATGGACCAGATCGCCAGCGGCGAAATCGAGGCGGAACACCGCATCCTCAACGGCGACCTCGTCGTGCGCAGCTCGGCACGACTGCCCCAGAGCGGCATCGTCGCGCGAGACGGACAACAGATTTACCGGCCCAGGGAGGGATGA
- a CDS encoding SDR family NAD(P)-dependent oxidoreductase, giving the protein MALPRTPSFRLDGKRALVTGGTRGIGLGAAVALAEAGAHVTIAARTASDIETVVSEMAAAGLEAEGVALDITDNRAVKTYVADVEPFDILVNSAGTARHSDFADITPADYQAVMDVNLGATIFVSQAIVSRLIETGKSGSIIHISSQMGHVGGPRRAVYAASKHAVEGLTKAMAIELGPNNIRVNTVCPTFVETELTAKNLSDPDFRSWVLSKIKLGRLGRVEDMMGPIVFLASEASGLVTGTSLLVDGGWTSE; this is encoded by the coding sequence ATGGCCCTGCCCCGCACCCCCAGCTTCCGTCTCGACGGCAAGCGTGCCCTTGTCACCGGGGGCACGCGGGGTATAGGGCTGGGCGCCGCCGTGGCCCTGGCTGAAGCGGGAGCCCATGTCACCATTGCCGCCCGTACGGCCAGCGACATCGAGACCGTCGTCTCCGAAATGGCCGCAGCGGGCCTTGAGGCCGAGGGCGTGGCGCTCGACATCACTGACAATCGTGCGGTCAAGACCTATGTCGCGGACGTCGAGCCGTTCGACATTCTCGTCAATTCGGCGGGGACGGCCCGCCATTCGGACTTCGCCGACATCACCCCAGCCGATTACCAGGCGGTGATGGACGTCAATCTGGGGGCGACGATCTTTGTGTCCCAGGCGATCGTCAGCCGGCTGATCGAAACGGGCAAATCCGGCTCGATCATCCACATCTCCTCGCAGATGGGACATGTGGGCGGGCCGCGCCGGGCGGTCTATGCCGCGAGCAAACATGCTGTGGAGGGCCTGACAAAGGCCATGGCAATCGAGCTGGGGCCCAATAATATCCGGGTGAACACGGTGTGTCCCACTTTCGTGGAAACCGAGTTGACGGCCAAGAACCTGAGCGACCCGGACTTTCGCAGCTGGGTGCTCTCGAAAATCAAGCTTGGCCGGCTGGGACGAGTGGAAGACATGATGGGGCCGATCGTGTTCCTGGCCTCCGAAGCCTCGGGGCTGGTGACGGGAACGTCCCTCTTGGTGGATGGCGGATGGACATCGGAGTAA
- the hisD gene encoding histidinol dehydrogenase — protein sequence MPTWLKRGKDVEERAEADRQVRATVETILGDIEKRGDQAVRELSQKFDKWERTDFRLSQREIDDCLAQLTDQDLHDIEFAQTQVRNFAQAQRNTMTDLAIETLPGVTLGHKHVPINAVGCYVPGGKYPLLASAHMSVITAKVAGCARVITCAPPFGAKPAPAVVAAQAMAGADEIYVLGGIQAIGAMAIGTESIDPVDMLVGPGNAFVAEAKRQLFGRVGIDLFAGPTETLVIADETVDGEMCATDLLGQAEHGPTSPAILLTNSEKLARDTMAEIERILDILPTGEIARKSWEDFGEVIVCESYEDMLAVADGIASEHVQVMTDRDMWFRDNMTNYGALFLGPRTNVAYGDKVIGTNHTLPTMKAARYTGGLWVGKFMKTCTWQTVTSDEASAMIGEYGSRLSMLEGFVGHAEQANVRVRRYGGRNVPYGTGASPRPQAAE from the coding sequence ATGCCAACCTGGCTCAAGCGCGGTAAGGATGTCGAGGAGCGGGCGGAAGCCGACCGGCAGGTCCGGGCCACTGTCGAGACCATCCTGGGCGATATCGAAAAGCGCGGCGACCAGGCCGTGCGCGAACTCAGCCAGAAGTTCGACAAGTGGGAGCGCACCGATTTTCGCCTCAGCCAGCGCGAGATCGACGATTGCCTGGCGCAATTGACCGACCAGGACCTGCACGACATCGAATTCGCCCAGACCCAGGTGCGCAATTTCGCCCAGGCGCAGCGCAACACGATGACGGACCTTGCCATCGAGACGCTGCCGGGCGTGACGCTGGGGCACAAGCATGTGCCGATCAATGCCGTGGGCTGCTACGTGCCCGGCGGCAAATATCCCCTGCTCGCATCCGCCCATATGTCGGTGATCACCGCCAAGGTCGCCGGCTGCGCGCGGGTCATCACTTGCGCTCCGCCTTTCGGAGCCAAGCCGGCACCGGCTGTCGTCGCCGCACAGGCGATGGCCGGTGCCGATGAAATCTACGTGCTCGGCGGCATCCAGGCGATCGGCGCCATGGCGATCGGTACCGAGAGCATCGATCCGGTCGACATGCTGGTGGGCCCCGGCAATGCCTTCGTGGCCGAGGCCAAGCGGCAGTTGTTCGGCCGCGTGGGCATCGACCTTTTCGCCGGCCCTACCGAAACGCTTGTGATCGCCGACGAAACGGTGGACGGTGAAATGTGCGCCACCGACCTTTTGGGCCAGGCCGAACACGGCCCGACGAGCCCGGCGATCCTGCTCACCAATTCGGAAAAGCTGGCGCGCGACACCATGGCGGAGATCGAGCGCATTCTCGACATCCTGCCGACCGGCGAAATCGCCCGCAAGAGCTGGGAGGATTTCGGCGAAGTCATCGTTTGCGAGAGCTACGAGGACATGCTGGCCGTCGCCGATGGCATTGCGTCCGAGCATGTGCAGGTGATGACCGACCGGGACATGTGGTTCCGGGACAACATGACCAATTACGGCGCACTGTTCCTGGGACCGCGCACCAATGTTGCCTATGGCGACAAGGTCATCGGCACAAATCACACCCTCCCCACGATGAAGGCAGCGCGCTATACCGGTGGCCTGTGGGTGGGGAAATTCATGAAGACCTGTACGTGGCAGACCGTTACGAGCGATGAGGCTTCGGCGATGATCGGGGAATATGGATCGCGCCTCAGCATGCTCGAAGGCTTTGTCGGCCATGCCGAACAGGCCAATGTGCGCGTGCGCCGCTATGGCGGTCGCAACGTGCCCTATGGCACCGGTGCCAGCCCGCGTCCGCAGGCGGCCGAATAG
- a CDS encoding amidase: MAAAKPQPADREGNVQDGLDAALTRHGLDVSPAEQVGLRQLVGWMQSGIAALPEEASPGAARAALDLSFVEQGRLLRNGTFTARALTEACLERITARDGAYRAFYAVLAERALADAERADSELANGHDRGPLHGIPVGIKDLIDVAGVPTTADAPGRADALAEADALVVSRLAEGGAVIVGKLATYEWGTVGPDKSGLFPPARNPWKLDHITGGSSSGSAVAVAGGMLRTTLGTDTGGSLRGPAFYCGVVGLKPTLGLVPDTGTLPMAASMDHVGPISSSVAEAALTLDVIAGSQASRLIGTSISGLRIGYGRDWFAQDPQTMPCVLAAMDAAMSTLSQLGAVIEEVSLPDYPAIEVAAAAVLHKESFDYHAANLRDHPQDYGRRCFLSLAAGLALTDEEVARARRAGAAFRADVDRLLGRFDALVTVGALTTALPAAPFEKEAVWTPMRTIGFNLSGHPVLAVPVGFDDGLPMGMQIIGRHHDEARIVQIGDAFEHATDHAVQRPPGLS, translated from the coding sequence ATGGCTGCCGCCAAGCCGCAGCCGGCCGATCGTGAGGGCAATGTGCAGGACGGGCTCGACGCCGCGCTGACACGGCATGGCCTTGATGTGTCCCCCGCCGAGCAGGTCGGACTGCGCCAGCTCGTGGGCTGGATGCAGTCCGGCATCGCCGCTCTGCCCGAGGAGGCTTCGCCTGGCGCGGCTCGGGCCGCGCTCGATCTGAGCTTTGTCGAACAGGGGCGGCTGCTGCGGAACGGGACATTTACCGCCCGGGCTCTGACAGAAGCCTGTCTCGAACGGATCACGGCGCGCGATGGCGCCTATCGAGCCTTCTATGCAGTGCTGGCGGAGCGTGCTCTGGCCGATGCCGAGCGGGCCGACAGCGAGCTGGCCAATGGCCACGATCGCGGCCCGCTGCACGGGATCCCCGTCGGCATTAAGGACCTCATCGATGTCGCGGGCGTGCCGACGACGGCCGATGCGCCCGGCCGCGCCGACGCCCTTGCCGAAGCCGATGCGCTGGTCGTATCCCGGCTGGCCGAAGGCGGCGCGGTGATCGTCGGCAAGCTGGCCACCTATGAATGGGGCACTGTGGGCCCGGACAAATCGGGGCTGTTTCCCCCGGCCCGCAATCCCTGGAAGCTCGACCACATTACCGGCGGCTCGTCCTCGGGCAGCGCCGTGGCAGTGGCGGGCGGGATGCTGCGCACCACGCTTGGCACCGACACCGGGGGCTCGCTGCGGGGTCCGGCATTTTATTGCGGGGTCGTGGGGCTCAAGCCGACGCTAGGCCTTGTGCCCGACACCGGCACCCTGCCCATGGCCGCGAGCATGGACCATGTCGGGCCGATAAGCTCGAGTGTGGCCGAAGCGGCCCTGACGCTCGACGTTATCGCCGGCAGCCAGGCGTCCAGGCTCATCGGGACCTCGATCTCCGGACTGCGCATCGGCTATGGCCGGGACTGGTTCGCACAGGATCCGCAGACCATGCCTTGCGTGCTCGCAGCCATGGATGCGGCCATGTCGACGCTTTCCCAGCTCGGGGCTGTGATCGAAGAGGTGAGCCTGCCCGATTATCCGGCTATCGAAGTGGCCGCCGCCGCTGTGCTGCACAAGGAAAGCTTCGACTATCACGCCGCCAATCTGCGGGACCATCCGCAGGATTATGGCCGCCGCTGTTTCCTCAGCCTCGCCGCCGGGTTGGCGCTGACGGATGAAGAGGTCGCGCGTGCCCGTCGCGCCGGCGCAGCCTTCCGCGCCGATGTCGACCGCCTGCTGGGCCGCTTCGACGCCCTGGTCACCGTGGGCGCACTCACCACCGCCCTGCCCGCCGCGCCATTCGAGAAGGAAGCGGTGTGGACGCCCATGCGAACGATCGGGTTCAATCTCAGCGGTCACCCGGTCCTGGCGGTGCCCGTCGGGTTTGATGACGGATTGCCCATGGGCATGCAGATTATCGGTCGGCACCATGACGAAGCGCGGATCGTGCAAATCGGCGACGCCTTCGAACACGCCACGGACCATGCGGTGCAAAGGCCGCCCGGGCTCTCCTGA